From the Sanguibacter sp. HDW7 genome, the window TGCAGGCGAGTTCCGCGGCCCGGTCTCGGCCCGGTCTCGGCCCGGCGCGTTCCGCCTAGACGCGGTTCTCAGTCGTGCACGCGGGTTCAATCCCGCGTGCACGACTGAAAACCGCGCGCAGGCGGACAGGCGGGCCAGCGGACGGGCGGCCGGGCGGCCGGCGGGCCGGCGGGCGGGCCGGCCGACGGGCCAGCCAGCGGGCGGACCGGCGGCGGACGGGTGGCCGACGGGCGGGGCGACCGCCGGGTCGCCTACCAGCGGGTTTGTGCCCTACTCGCAGGTCTGGACTTGCGGGTAGGGCACGGACTTGCGGGTAGGGCACGGACTTGCGGGTAGGGCACGGACTTGCGGGTAGCCGGACCGGTTCCCTACGACGCGCGCGTCGCCAGGACGTCCTCGTAGGTCTCACGGGACCGCGCGTCGTACGCGACGAGCACGACGTGCATCCCCGCGCCCGGGTGCGCATCGAACCACTCGACGACGGACGCCACCGCGACCGTCGCCGCCTCGTACGGCGGGTAGCCGAACGCGCCCGCGGAGATCGCGGGGAACGCGACCGACGCGTCGCCCCCGCGCCGCGCGGCTTCGAGGCACGCGAGGTAGCAGGACCGCAGCAGCGCGGCGTCGGCCGTCGTGGGTGCCCCGTCGTGGACGACGGGGCCGACGGTGTGCAGGACGTGCCGCGCCGGCAGGTGGTAGGCACCTGTGACCTGCGCGGAGCCCGTCGGCTCCGGGTGGCCCTGCGCGCCGACGAGGTCTGCGCACTCGGCTCGCAGTCCCGGCCCCGCAGCGGTGTGGATGGCGTTGTCGACGCACGCGTGGCCGGGAGTGAAGCAGCCGAGCATCGCCGAGTTCGCGGCGTTGACGACGGCATCGACCCTCAGCGCCGTGAGGTCGCCCTGCCAGAGGCTCACGGACGCGAGCGGCCCGTCGGCGGCGAGGCGCGGCAGCGTCGCCGCATCCGTCGTGGGGCGCGCGAGCGCCTCGCGGGCGAGCAGCGCGTCGAGCTCGTCGGCGACGTGCCGGGGCATCGAGCGCGGCGGGCGCAGGGTGAGGAGCGCGGCGAGGTGCGCGCGCACGTCGGCGTCCCTCGCGCGCACGCCGGGCGCTGCGGGTGCGGCGCGGCCCCAGCCGCGCGCCTCGGCGTCGAAGAAGTCCGCGAGCTCGCGGACGTCGCTCGTCACGGCAGCCTCCCCGCGACGACCTGCCCGACGACGGGTGCCGTGCGCCCGTCGTCGACACCCCCTCCCGCCGGAGCCCCGACCTGCACCGCGCCGCCCGCAGCGACGCGCACCGCAGAAGCGGCCCCGACGCGGCCGTGGTCGACGGCGACGGGCAGCCCCGCGTCGTAGAGGTCGCGGGCGTCGACGACCTCGTCCATGTGGGCGACGGCCCACCGGGAGAGCGTGGCGATCGGTTCGATGAGCGAGCGGCCGAGGTCGGTGAGCTCGTAGTCGACGCGCGGCGGCACCGTGGGATGGACGGTGCGCCCGACGAGGCCGTCGCGCTCGAGCGAGCGGAGCGTCTGGGTGAGCATCTTCTGGGAGATGCCGTCGACCGCGCGGCCGAGCTCGCCGAAGCGGCGCGGGCCGTCGGCGAGCGAACCGACGAGGAGGACGGTCCAGCGGTCGCCGATGCGGTCGAGGAGCAGCCGCGAGGGGCAGCCCCGCTCGTAGGGGTCCCACATCGTCACGTCGACCACGTCCTTCCACGCACCTCGAAGTGCGTACTTCCCAGCAGAGAGTGACTCTCTTACGGTGAGTCTAGGCGGCGAACGCCGCAACGAACAGACCAGAGGAGCGCCCCATGACCCGCATCACCGTGCTCGGCGGCACCGGCTACGCCGGAGGCCACATCGTCCGCGAGGCCGCAGCCCGCGGCCACGAGGTGACGTCCGTCAGCCGCACGCTGCCCGAGGACCGGGTCGACGGCGTCACCTACCGCACCGGCGACGCGCTCGACCCCGCGACGATCGCGCAGGTCGCCGAGGGTGCGGACGTCGTCGTCCACGCGCTCGCCCCGCGCGGCCCGCTCGCCGGACGCCTCGAGGACGTCGCCCGCGACGTCACCGCGCGCGCGAGCGACGCCGGGGCACGTCTCGGCGTCGTCGGCGGCGCCGGATCGCTCCTCGTCAGCCCGGACGGGCCCCGCGTCGCGGACGGCCCCGACTTCCCCGAGGCGTTCCACGCCGAGGCCCTGACGATGGGATCGATCCTCGACGACCTGCGCACCGGCCCGGCGGACCTCGACTGGTTCATGCTGAGCCCGTCGGCCGGGTTCGGCGGCTTCGCACCCGGCGAGCGGACGGGCTCGTACCGTACGGGCGACGACGTCCTGCTCGTCGACGACGCGGGGGAGTCGTTCATCTCGGGCGAGGACTTCGCGATCGCGTTCCTCGACGAGATCGAGAACCCCGCCCACCGTCGCGCCCGCTTCACGGTCGGCTACTGAGCCGCCCGCCCGGCACCCGTCGACCCGCGCTCAGCGGTCCGACGGCCCGAGCAGTCGCACGTGGACCGCGACGACGTCGCCGAGGCCGACGCCCTCCGCCCGCTGCACCGCAACCTTGACCGGCACGTAGTAGGTGCCGGCGCGCGGGAAGAGCGACGTGCGGAAGACGGTGCGGCCGAGCCGCACCTCCGCAGGGAGCGCGCCCCAGCCGTAGGTGTAGTCGCGCGCGACGGCGGCGACGGCGTCCGCAGCGTCGTCGTCGAGCGGCACGAAGAGGAACGGCGCGGGGCCGCGCCACTCGATGATCTCCCCGGTGGCGTCGAGCTCCATGCCCCCACCGTCCCACACGAGGCCTGCCCGCTGGGAGGGCTCGCGCCCGTCGAGGCCGCTGCCCTGGACCGAGGTCGCTGCTGCGCATCAGCGACCTCGGTCCAGGACAGCGACCTCGCAGTGCACGGGCAGCGCGGCGCGTTCCCCTCCTGGGGCGCCGCGCCGGAACGGGTCAGGCGAGGAGGGCAGCCATCTTCTTCGCGATCATCTCCGTCGCGCGTCGGGGCGAGAGGCGCGAGAGCTTCTCGAGCCCGCGGACGTCGGGCCCGACGAGCACCCGGAACGGCCCCTTTTCGACGGCGTCGGCGATCTGGCGACCCGCCTCGGCGGGCGAGGTGACCTTGGCACCCGCCGACGCGGCGTCGGTGTGGCGGCCGGGCGTCGCGGCCCCGGAGTTGCTCGCGATGTTCGTGCCGATCGCACCGGGGAAGACGGTCGTCGCGCGGACGTTCGTGCCGAGGAGCTCCGCGTAGAGCCCTTCGGTGAAGAGCTTGACGGCAGCCTTCGACGCACCGTAGGCGGACTGGCCGGGCACGGGCGCGAGCGCCCCCATGCTCGAGACGTTGACGATCGCGGCGGCGGGTCGCTCGAGGAGGTCGGGCAGGAAGGTCGTCGTCATGCGGACCGTGCCCCAGAAGTTCACGTCCATGACGCGTCGGATCTCGTCGAGGGAGAGGTCCTTGACGGGGACGAAGCGCTGGATGATGCCGGCGATGTTGACGACGGCGTCGACGTGGCCGTGCGCCGCGAGGGCCTCGTCGCGGAGGCGGGAGACCGCGGCGTCGTCGGTGACGTCGACGACGTGGGTCGTGAGGCGGGGGCCGTCGGGGCCGGCGAGCTCGACGGTGCGGGCGAGCCCGGCCTCGTTGCGGTCGGCGGCGACGACGTGCGCTCCGCGGGAGCGCAGGGCGAGGGCGACCTCGCGTCCGATGCCGTCGCCCGCCCCGGTGACGACGACGACGCTGTCCTTGATGAGCACGTGAACCTTCTTCCCGGCCGGACGCCGTTGTCCGTCCGCTCGTGTCGCTGCGGTAGAACCGGAGATCAACCTCCGGTTACCGTCGATAATAGTCGAAGGTCCTAGCCGCCGAGGAGGCACGTCATGACCGAGACCGCGCCGCACCACCTGCCCACCGGCGCACGACCGCTCCGGTCGGACGCCCGCCGCAACCGTCGACGCCTGCTCGAGGCCGCGACCGCCGTCTTCGTCGAGCACGGGCCCGACGCTCCGCTCGACGAGGTGGCCCGCGTGGCGGGCGTCGGCCCCGGAACTCTCTACCGACACTTCTCGGGGCGCGACGACCTCCTCGCGGCCGTGCTCGAGGGCGTCGTCGAGCGGGTGCTCACGTCCGTCCGCGAGGCCCGGGCGACCGAGCCCACCGCGTGGGACGCGCTCGTCCGGGCGACCGGCTGGTCGCCGCCCCTGCGCGTCGCGCTCCACCTCGCGCGCGGGGTCCCCGACGGGGCCTCGCCGACGCTGCGCGCGTCGATCGACGAGGTGCTCGACGTCCTCGACGGCCTCGTCGCCGCGGCGCAGGCCGAGGGGGCGCTGCGCGACGACGTCACGACGGGCGACGTCGTCCTCCTGGCCGCCGCGACGAGCCGGACGCTCCCGCTGGACCCGGCAGCGGCGGAGAACGCCTTCCGCCGCGCGCACGCGCTCGTGCTCGCCGGGCTGCGCAGCGGCGCGACCGCACCGTTGCCGGGCACCCCGGTCGCCCTCGACGACCTCCCCCTCTGACCCCGACCCAGCGCCCCGCGACCCAGCCGAGCCTCTGCGAGGTCGCTGCTGCGGACCGAGGTCGCCGATATGCATCGCCGACCTCGGTCCTCGCCGCCCAGGGGCGACGTGTGCTCAGCGCCCCCGCATCGCCGCGTACGCGTCGCGCACGACGTCCGCACCCGGCTTGGCGTACATGCAGTAGTCGGTGTTCGACGCGGCGTCCTCGGGTGCGTAGAGCTCGGCGGGCCAGTCCCACAGGAAGAAGCCCTGCACCCAGGGGCGTCGCGCGCACGCCTCGAACATTTCGGCGAGGTAGTCGGCCTGCGCCTGCCCGGACGGCGCGCCGTCGAGCGCCCAGTCGTTGGGCCGGGCGGGCGACGTGTCGCGGCTGGGGCAGCCGGCCTCGAGGAAGACGAAGGGCTTGCCCTCGCGCTCGACGACGGCCTCGATGCGGTCGAGGTGCTGCTCCCACGTGCCGGTCGGGTAGTAGCCGGACGACGAGATGACGTCGACGGCGTCCCACCACGTGAGGCGGTCCTCCTGGTACTTGTCGCAGTTGTAGGTGACGAGGCCCGGGTAGACCTCGCGCACCGCGGCGACGAGGGCACGCCACTCGGCGTCGCGGCCTTCGGTGCGGACCATCTCGCAGCCGACGGAGAGCATCTCGACGCCCTCCTCGGCGGCGATCCGCGCGTGGTGGACGATGAACGCGGTGTACTGCGCGAACCACTGCGCCCACGTGGGCTCGCCGGGCACGTCGGCGTCGAAGAAGCCGATGAAGGCACGCCACGTGCCGTCGGCGGAGTCGACGACGGGCTTGAGGCAGACCTTCCAGCCGCGCTCCTTGGCGGCGCGGATCGCGGCGCGCACCTCGTCGTCGGTCACGGTGGGCTCGTCGCCGAAGGGGATCTCGGTCGACTGCGCCGTGGCCTGCTGGGCGGTGAACGCGACGGCGACCCAGTCGACGCCGAGCGTCGTGAGCTCGTCCATCGACCGCTCTGCGGCAGGTCCGGTCCAGGTGCCGCGGACGCCCGTCCAGCCCCAGGTCATGCCCGTGCACGGCGCGCCGGCGAAGGGCACGGGGGCGACGGGGCCGAGGACGTCGCGCAGCTCGGCGCGCGTGGGCGGGTTGGCGCCCGCACGGGAGACGGTGACGGAGGCGGCCGCCGCCGCGGCGCGGGCCGCGGTGAGGAGGGCCGCGTCGGACAGGGTCCGCAGGCGTGCCGCCCCCGAGGCGCCGGCGACGCCACGCGTCGCGAGCGCGTCGAGCAGCGCCCCCATGAACGTGTCGCCCGCGCCGACGGTGT encodes:
- a CDS encoding DUF1905 domain-containing protein, with product MELDATGEIIEWRGPAPFLFVPLDDDAADAVAAVARDYTYGWGALPAEVRLGRTVFRTSLFPRAGTYYVPVKVAVQRAEGVGLGDVVAVHVRLLGPSDR
- a CDS encoding macro domain-containing protein, with product MTSDVRELADFFDAEARGWGRAAPAAPGVRARDADVRAHLAALLTLRPPRSMPRHVADELDALLAREALARPTTDAATLPRLAADGPLASVSLWQGDLTALRVDAVVNAANSAMLGCFTPGHACVDNAIHTAAGPGLRAECADLVGAQGHPEPTGSAQVTGAYHLPARHVLHTVGPVVHDGAPTTADAALLRSCYLACLEAARRGGDASVAFPAISAGAFGYPPYEAATVAVASVVEWFDAHPGAGMHVVLVAYDARSRETYEDVLATRAS
- a CDS encoding NAD(P)-dependent oxidoreductase, giving the protein MTRITVLGGTGYAGGHIVREAAARGHEVTSVSRTLPEDRVDGVTYRTGDALDPATIAQVAEGADVVVHALAPRGPLAGRLEDVARDVTARASDAGARLGVVGGAGSLLVSPDGPRVADGPDFPEAFHAEALTMGSILDDLRTGPADLDWFMLSPSAGFGGFAPGERTGSYRTGDDVLLVDDAGESFISGEDFAIAFLDEIENPAHRRARFTVGY
- a CDS encoding PfkB family carbohydrate kinase — encoded protein: MTRFLVVGEALVDVVPGPDGPRDLPGGSLANVALTLGRLGRDVTLVTALADDDRGRLVRGWLEESNVDVAAHVPSTGRTSSAAVTLDAAGVASYEFDLAWELGDVDVADADVLHVGSIALFLEPGGTSVRDAVRRARGSAVVGIDPNIRPALVRDGDAVRARVEEIVALADVVKVSDEDLAWFAPGVHPLDVARRWSEWGAGLVVVTRGGDGAWLLRHDGTLLEVPGRRVDVVDTVGAGDTFMGALLDALATRGVAGASGAARLRTLSDAALLTAARAAAAAASVTVSRAGANPPTRAELRDVLGPVAPVPFAGAPCTGMTWGWTGVRGTWTGPAAERSMDELTTLGVDWVAVAFTAQQATAQSTEIPFGDEPTVTDDEVRAAIRAAKERGWKVCLKPVVDSADGTWRAFIGFFDADVPGEPTWAQWFAQYTAFIVHHARIAAEEGVEMLSVGCEMVRTEGRDAEWRALVAAVREVYPGLVTYNCDKYQEDRLTWWDAVDVISSSGYYPTGTWEQHLDRIEAVVEREGKPFVFLEAGCPSRDTSPARPNDWALDGAPSGQAQADYLAEMFEACARRPWVQGFFLWDWPAELYAPEDAASNTDYCMYAKPGADVVRDAYAAMRGR
- a CDS encoding TetR/AcrR family transcriptional regulator is translated as MTETAPHHLPTGARPLRSDARRNRRRLLEAATAVFVEHGPDAPLDEVARVAGVGPGTLYRHFSGRDDLLAAVLEGVVERVLTSVREARATEPTAWDALVRATGWSPPLRVALHLARGVPDGASPTLRASIDEVLDVLDGLVAAAQAEGALRDDVTTGDVVLLAAATSRTLPLDPAAAENAFRRAHALVLAGLRSGATAPLPGTPVALDDLPL
- a CDS encoding helix-turn-helix domain-containing protein, which encodes MWDPYERGCPSRLLLDRIGDRWTVLLVGSLADGPRRFGELGRAVDGISQKMLTQTLRSLERDGLVGRTVHPTVPPRVDYELTDLGRSLIEPIATLSRWAVAHMDEVVDARDLYDAGLPVAVDHGRVGAASAVRVAAGGAVQVGAPAGGGVDDGRTAPVVGQVVAGRLP
- a CDS encoding SDR family oxidoreductase, translated to MLIKDSVVVVTGAGDGIGREVALALRSRGAHVVAADRNEAGLARTVELAGPDGPRLTTHVVDVTDDAAVSRLRDEALAAHGHVDAVVNIAGIIQRFVPVKDLSLDEIRRVMDVNFWGTVRMTTTFLPDLLERPAAAIVNVSSMGALAPVPGQSAYGASKAAVKLFTEGLYAELLGTNVRATTVFPGAIGTNIASNSGAATPGRHTDAASAGAKVTSPAEAGRQIADAVEKGPFRVLVGPDVRGLEKLSRLSPRRATEMIAKKMAALLA